One window of Trifolium pratense cultivar HEN17-A07 linkage group LG5, ARS_RC_1.1, whole genome shotgun sequence genomic DNA carries:
- the LOC123886729 gene encoding bidirectional sugar transporter SWEET6b-like, whose product MTSASLINTVGAIGNVISFVLFFSPAPTFYKIIKKKDVEEFKPDPYLVTLLNCAIWVFYGMPYVQPHGIYFVIVDGSGFVFQFVYLTIFYVYANNKGKKKFLLYLLIEIIFFAAIVLITMLALHDNTKRSSVVGILGILCAIFNALMYVSPLTIMTKVVKTNSVKYMPFCLSLAIFLDGLVWTINALITPFALTHPFGIYVMISTSIGAISGLVQLILYAYYWCMGENNVDDDAEHVLNPVVVAV is encoded by the exons ATGACTAGCGCTTCATTAATTAATACTGTTGGCGCTATAG GGAATGTTATCTCCTTCGTATTGTTCTTCTCACCAGC TCCAACTTtctacaaaattataaaaaagaaggATGTGGAGGAGTTCAAGCCTGATCCATACTTAGTTACTCTGTTGAATTGTGCTATTTGGGTATTTTATGGAATGCCTTATGTGCAACCACACggaatttattttgttatcgtAGATGGGTCTGGCTTTGTTTTTCAGTTCGTCTATCTTACCATATTTTATGTCTATGCCAACAATAAAGGAAAG AAGAAGTTTCTTCTCTATCTTCTTATTGAGATCATTTTCTTTGCTGCCATTGTTCTCATAACAATGTTGGCACTACATGACAATACCAAAAGGTCTTCAGTTGTTGGTATTCTTGGTATTCTATGTGCTATCTTCAACGCACTGATGTATGTCTCTCCTCTTACCATTATG ACAAAGGTTGTAAAAACCAATAGTGTGAAATATATGCCATTTTGCCTCTCTTTGGCCATCTTCCTTGATGGTTTGGTCTGGACAATAAATGCTCTCATCACCCCCTTCGCTCTCACCCACCCTTTCGGCATTTATGTCATG ATTAGCACCAGCATTGGAGCAATATCTGGACTTGTTCAACTCATACTATATGCTTATTATTGGTGCATGGGAGAAAataatgttgatgatgatgctgAGCATGTTCTAAATCCAGTTGTGGTTGCAGTCTGA